From the genome of Rhinatrema bivittatum chromosome 18, aRhiBiv1.1, whole genome shotgun sequence, one region includes:
- the ARL10 gene encoding ADP-ribosylation factor-like protein 10, whose translation MAPLQHLTAVLGAAVAALGSVLLIAWKWHFCSTTRRGRPQLQYPPLQPEKDSYDRQVLVLGLDGAGKSSILHYMSTNTVKESPAPTQGFNSLCVNTERFKIDLLEIGGSPNLRTYWNLYLSRAHVLLFVVDSADSKRFPLVRHELHRLLAEQPELPLIVLAHKQDQSDALGASQIHQELALHRLQRKRKFAVLATSIIWAETATTKSIQDLKTLLTEFLS comes from the exons ATGGCGCCCCTGCAGCACCTGACGGCGGTGCTGGGGGCGGCGgtggccgcgctgggctcggtgctgCTCATCGCCTGGAAGTGGCACTTCTGTAGCACGACGAGGCGGGGGCGGCCCCAGCTCCAGTACCCGCCGCTGCAGccagag AAAGACTCCTACGACAGGCAGGTCCTGGTGCTGGGTTTAGATGGAGCTGGGAAAAGCAGCATCCTCCACTACATGAGCACTAACACCGTCAAGGAGAGCCCAGCGCCCACACAGGGATTTAATTCACTTTGTGTCAACACAGAACGCTTCAAAATAGACCTTCTAGAGA TTGGTGGCAGTCCAAATTTACGCACATACTGGAACTTGTACCTCAGCAGAGCTCATGTGCTCCTCTTCGTGGTGGATTCTGCAGACAGCAAGCGCTTTCCTCTTGTCAGACATGAGCTGCACCGGCTGCTGGCCGAGCAACCTGAGCTCCCACTGATTGTGCTCGCCCACAAACAG gaCCAGAGTGATGCACTTGGTGCTTCCCAGATACACCAGGAATTGGCGCTGCATCGGCTGCAACGAAAACGAAAGTTTGCCGTCCTCGCAACAAGTATTATTTGGGCTGAGACGGCAACTACCAAGAGCATCCAGGACCTGAAAACACTGCTGACTGAATTCCTCTCATGA